Genomic DNA from Schistosoma haematobium chromosome 1, whole genome shotgun sequence:
TTCAACATCACCACCGCAACACTTTAATCCGCTTATCGAGGTAGACAGTGGTTGAGCATACATAACATGTCTCAACCTCACCGACCGATTTCCAACCCTTACCCAGTACTTTATTCATAAACCAGTCATTGATTTCCCCGTGCTCCCGAAATGCACGAGCAATGCATCGTAGACACGTACGACCGAATGTCAATGACTCACGAATACCTTCTAGTCTTAGTGGTCATGTTTTGCATCTATGATGTAGAATGGAGTTAATTGATGTTTAATAAACTCGTCTTTTGGTTGACTGACTTACATCTCCCCTACATCCAATCTGCGGCAAGTTTGAGTAAGTAATTCGAGCCTTCTATATCTGTGCCGAAATCGCGTCAGACAACGGATGAGACTTCCAAATAAGTGAAGTAGTTGATctgttcaactacttcactccctataaATAAATCAGGGGATGATGCAAGCCAATCTTGAAGTAACATTTTACATTCGGAAGGGAAAAATCGCATCCCAACCATGCTTGCAATGTTGCTTTAGGTGGTCGGTAGACTCTGCACTTTGTCAGCTCCTTCACTGATAGAACAGAACTATATCCtgagtcaacaagtgaatctcctggtaagAGATCTAATCCTGAAAAATCAGGCTATGAAAGTGTTGTTTCTAAAAGCATATCTATGACAAAGTTAAGTTTGTGTCGGGAAAGCGGACAAGCCTGACGAAAACTACTCGGAGTAACCAATTTCCATGACAGCTTGCTAAAAGCTCTGACTGGAGTAGAGATCATGTTTGAGTTTTCGTACTTCTTGGGACGCTTTTCAATAACACACACTCCCACAGAATTTCACGATAAGTGGAGTCGAACACTGCCTTAATGTCGAGCAATACAACTATGGTTGAACGTCGAATAGTGTGTCTACGTTCCATAGTCTCAAGAAAACAGATGCACCTACTGTGTTGTAACTTTCatctttattgaaatatataaataaatttgaagtcATTTCTCACTGAAGACTATTGCCGTTTGAAAAGCTATCAACATTCAGATAGCGTTCAGCAGCTATTATGCCTTATTTTTAAATGACCATGAACTATCTCACTCGAAAAACTAGTCAAATGATTAGGGAAGGAAAGCAACTAGTAGTAAAACGCACGAATGTATTCTGCATTTTTAAGATGCCATTTTTTGAATATAGTTCATTGAGATTCATCTGAGGTCTAGAACTTTATTTAATCCTATTGTTCAACCACCGcctttgaattatttaaaatatatttcgtaCACCTACTGGAGATAACAAACAACActtgataacaataatgatgacGATATATACCAAAAGGATTCTCACTTTACGTTTAGCCTCCAGGTGACCAATacagataaataaacaattgaagACGTCACAAGTAAGCAGAGGAAACAAATTATgtacatttaaaattaaaaattttgtTGTCGAGTTATGTTTATCTGTCGAGTCAATATCTAGATTCCAGAGATGCTCATGGATGATCATAAAACAAATCCACAAGAAGATTTAggattaaaacagaacgaaaaaGTAAAATGGCTCACCACCACGATATTGGATATCAATTAAACTGATTGTTAGTTAACCTGTAGTGTCTGGAACCATGTCAAGCCCACGTAGATTATTCTAACTTTtggacagaccaatttattcattcttctcaagccacattttgaTCTTGTCGCTCACTCGCTTGCTAATCCTGACTGCTATTATATGATCGTATTATGATTGTATTAACTGTTCACCTTAATACATTATGTGTCTGTACATTATTTTGTCTGAGTACAACTACTGATCCACGCTTGATTAAAAAAAGTTGGCTCACTCACCTTCTCCACTGCACGTCACTTTATTTCGTTTCTCTTCACTGATTGTGTTGTTCCTATCTATGAGTGTATGAAATATGCgtaattcattctcgtatttggcttagTTTAATCCATTATTCCCTACTGGGAATtaagtcaataattatatacgaTGGTTGGTggcatgtatatttcgacaacAATCAGCATACGAtttatttggagtcagatatagggccatCATAAACTAGAAGTGAGCTAACAAAAATTGAGTCGATGGCAATAGGACGTATATAAGTTTCAAATTGAGTCTTGATGTGcaaaaatagaaatgaattttaaCCATATGAAAAATTGTTTAGGAATATACTTACATCAATTTAATTTCGaaaaatgatcataataatTTGCCACAGTATCCTAAATGAGTATTATTATCTATGGAAATGAAATATGTGCTGAATGACAAATAGCGACCTACTTAATAAACGTCAGATACAACTATGAAACATATTCATTTAAAGTGAAGTGTAGGAGAGTCAGGTATTGTACAAGTATATTCAAATATTTGTTACCAAAGTAAATCTATAATCTTCGAGAATTCCAAACGAATTCACGATCGTCAACTTGGGTAAACCCATCATATATATTTTCTAATCCACTCTCTTCGTTTAAGGTCCGAACACTTTAAGAGGATAAAATAGCCTAAATCTTCTGTAATGAAATTCACGTGAAAATCATtcataggacacacattgaggaaagcacccaactgcgtcacaagacaatccctcacatggaatcctcaagaccaaaggaaaagaggaagaccaaagaacacattacgccgggaaatggagatagacatgagaaaaatgaacaagaattggatggaattagaaaagaaggcccaggacagagtgggttagagaatgctggtcggcggcctatgctccattaggagtaacaggcgtaagtaagtaagtaattgaaaACCATCCAGAATctaatcaattaatttttattaaaaaaagcgATAAAAACTAGTTTGTATATTAGTTATAATTTTTACAATGTAGTACCATTTCAGAAATTAGTAATTTCTGAAATCAGCATCAAGATTTGACAAGGTTCATTCGTTCAAACTTGAATCAGCATGAAGTAATTGTGATTTTGGTTTAATTGATCGAAAAAGCAAAAATGTCAGGTCTTCTAGCTTAAAGTGGATAAAATCACCTGTTTCATGAGTAAAGGACCTATGGAAAGTATGAGAAGTTAACACCAAAACGTTagattttataaacaaagagaAAAATATAATAACATCAGTGTCATTCTTGGttgatataaattttaattccatgatCAAATCATTCGCTTACTGATGAATATCTATAATCTTTCAAGAATTATAATCAATTAGTGTCAGTCATACCGTCGTACAAGTTTGTTTATAACTTGAAAGCAATAACCCTATTTAACCTCTGTTCTAAAAGTATTGAAAACCCCaagaaacgtctatagaaataCATTACATAAATTTTGTCTAGCCAGTTTACTGGATGGAGATGGATTTACTACTTTTATCTGTCGGTTCTTGAACAATTAATTACAATTTCTATGAAGCAGAAGACATATAATGTAATTTAGCTATACAAATCGTTTGGCATTGATTAAGAAGTAATACAGGATGTGATAATTTTTATCTCTTAGTATATTAAATGGTAAAACCAacagttcattttattttgttactgATATGTTCTATGGAAAATCTAAAGTTCATTTAGTATCGTTAAAAACATTAGTGTATTAAAGATAGTTTTTATGTTTAGTGCTATTTGTGGAATCACAGAATTATACATCTGGTTTTAGTAGCTTGATTTGTGGCATTTTAAAGAGAAGATCACCTTTCGGAGTCTCATCTAGTTTTTTAATACAGAGTCAAAGTAATAGGTCTGCGAAATGAGAAGTCTTTTTATGAACGTTAGCACATAATAGTCAGTGTTTAACACTGGACGTAATTATTTGATCAGATATTAAGTATCTGGTGAGTTTACATTTCTAAATATAGTAAGACTTTATATATAGTTATCATTTGATCAGAATTGTTGTATCATGAGAAATGCTAAAAATGTAATCTGAAAACTCATATGCGTTTTTATAACATTCTTAGATAAAGACAATTACTACTAATAAATGAACCGACAGTTATTCTTCAAAGACTTATATCAACGAaatttgttgttattacaatgCAATCATACAACGTTATGTGCTGATTTACATTCACATTGTACgatataagtgaataattatgtAACTGAaagattgtttattattaaattcagATTATCAAAAGTAATCTTCATCAAATTTATTAGAGCACTGTGACATTAATGAAAGTTTGAGTCAATACTTTCTTGATTCATttagtgttgtttacttgtatcttctcgtTGCTATTTAAGACTGCATTTGATCAGTgacttgttggcatatgtgcatcctgtacacACTGCTTCAATATtacctgaagtcacaagctttataagcaaagatggataatggttagcagtggaatccaggacttgtgtttcattctatttaagaCTCTTCAGCTCTAAGATGCATgttcatccagctgacgattcctaaataggacaaaacgcgcgttcAGGATTCCAATGCTGactactatctatctttgcttataatgctttcTTAAGTTTTTAAATGTACCCGTCTTGATACAGTGATAAAAAAAGGTGATGTCTAACATATGAATTACAAATCAACAGTCGTAATGAACTCGATTATCAACAAtgtaaatttatataaaatactaaaatactaaaatatatattcaacaaaAGAATTTACCCACAAAAATGTTTACCAACTACACATTGCCAAGTGTTTGTATATTTCCTATCAAAATTTCTCTTGATAAAATGTGCAATACTACTAAAATCAGAATCCATAGTAATCGCTTCTGTTGCTACTTGTGCAGCATATTCTTCTAAATCTGTAGGCATTGCACTATTTATGATGATCACTTCATAttctttcattatatttaatcaAAATTATGAATTTCTTGATTAATCaactaaataattataaatttcaatttgtaTACAAGtggtttgtttaaataattcataaataacaacaacaaaacaaaataagaagTTATGATTggaacaaaaaaaattttttttatttttaacacaaaaaaaaatatttaaccacACATTTTTTTCACAAATCTATAGtgagaaaaaaaaatcacaattttagtttattgtgttgaTTTATgctaaaaccaaaaaaaaaagaaaaaaagaaaaagaaaaaaacaagaaaaattttcaaaatgtttttcTGATTCTGTCTATCAT
This window encodes:
- a CDS encoding hypothetical protein (EggNog:ENOG41KOG3430~COG:Z), with product MKEYEVIIINSAMPTDLEEYAAQVATEAITMDSDFSSIAHFIKRNFDRKYTNTWQCVVGKHFCGSFTHETGDFIHFKLEDLTFLLFRSIKPKSQLLHADSSLNE